The following nucleotide sequence is from Acidobacteriota bacterium.
GTCGATCCGGCGGCCGGGGCGCGCGACCCGCGCGAGCCCCTGCGCCACCGCCTGCCGCGTGCGGCCCAGACCTTCGCGGAGCCGCTTCCGGACGCGGTCGAACATCAACCGATCACCTCGAGCAGGTCGCGCGCCTTGGCCGCCGTCTCGGAGCCCGGGGCGAGTTCGATGGCCCGCCGCAGCTCCTTCCCCGCCTCCTCGCGCCGTCCCGCCCGGAACAGCGCCGCGCCGTAGCGGTAGTGGAAGCCCGGGTCCTCCTCGTAGCCGGGGGCCGCGGCCGCGAACGCCTCGAGCGCTTCTTCACCGCGCCCCATGCTCTCGAGAACCTTCGCCATCTCGTAGTGGGCGCGGTGGTACTTCGGCCGGATCTCGACGGCCCGCCGCAGCTCCCGCAGCGCCTCCCCCGAGCGTCCCTGGCGGAACAGGATCAGTCCTTTGTTCAGGTGGATCTTCTCCGGATAGGGATAGGTCCGGTCGTGAAGGGCCTCATCCAGCTCCGCCAGCGCGTCGTCCGGGCGGCCGAGATTCTCGTAGCACGTCGCCAGGTACATCCGCGCGTCGGTGTAGTAAGGGTGGATCGCGACGGCGCGCTCGAAGGAACGGGCCGCCTCTTCCCAGCGCTCGAGCGACCAGAAGATGAAGCCCTTGTAGAAGTGGACCTGGGGGAGCGAGTCGTCGAGCTCGAGCGAACGGTCGATCTCTTCCAGGGCCTCCGGGATCTTCCCCTGCCCGAAGTACATCCGCGCCATCTGGTAGTGCGCGAGCGGACCGCGCTCGCGCGGACGCGGTGCCGGGCCGGCGGCGCAGCCCGCCAGCCCGGCGGCGACCGCGATCGCCGCCACGACGCGCCACCGACGGAACCGTCGCTCGATCATCGTCCTTCCTCCGCCGGCCGCCGGCGTCGCGCCCCCCGATGCGCCGGCTGGGCGCGGGCGCCGGGCAGCATACGTGCGCCTTTCCCGAAGGGTCAACTCGCGCCGAACCATCTTCGCCACAGCGACCTCCGTTCCGGGGGCCGCGGCTCCGGGGGCTCGATCGCCGCTCCCTCGATCAGCGCCTCGGGCCACACCTCCGTGGCCAGCCTCGCGCTCTCCTCCCCGGCGAGTTCCGCCCATCGGCGGCGGGCGGCCGCGAGGCGCGGCGGTCGGTAGGACCGGTCGTGGGCGTCGCTGCCGAGAAGGTGCACCAAACCCCGGCGCACCCACTCCTCGGAAAGGGAGCGGATCGCCGGCCCGAAGGTGCCGAGCAGGCTCGACGCGGTGATCTGCCCGAGGGCGCCCAAGCGAAGCATCTCCTCGTAGCTCTCCGGATCGTCGCGAAAGTGGCGGATCCGCTCCGGGTGCGCGAGAACCGGCGTCACGCCGGCGACGCGCAGCTCGAAGATCGTCTCCTCCAGTCGCGGGGGCCGGGCCCGGTCCGGGCATTCGAGAAGGAGGTACCGGCCCGCGTCGCCGTAGGTCATCAGCCGCCCGGCGGAGATCCTCTCCGCGAGGCGCGGGCCCAGATGCACTTCGGAGCCGGGAACGATCCGGAGCGGGATGTCGTGAGCGGCGAGCGCTTCGCGGAACCGGTCGACCGCTTCGAGGATCGCGGGACGTTCGTTCAGGAACAGTCCCTCTCTCATGTGCGGGGTGACGATCGCCGTGCGGACGCCGTCTTCGACGGCGATCCTCGCCATGCCCAGGGCACGCTCCAGGTCCGCCGGCCCGT
It contains:
- a CDS encoding tetratricopeptide repeat protein, with the protein product MPGPGPAPATGGDDLRAARRRRDAGSRAPGADPPLSRRSGELRGDASLGRPRADHRVEPARHLRAGDPLPFRGVGAPGFGAPSRQRRPRPVLPTAAPRGRPPPMGGTRRGGEREAGHGGVARGADRGSGDRAPGAAAPGTEVAVAKMVRRELTLRERRTYAARRPRPAGASGGATPAAGGGRTMIERRFRRWRVVAAIAVAAGLAGCAAGPAPRPRERGPLAHYQMARMYFGQGKIPEALEEIDRSLELDDSLPQVHFYKGFIFWSLERWEEAARSFERAVAIHPYYTDARMYLATCYENLGRPDDALAELDEALHDRTYPYPEKIHLNKGLILFRQGRSGEALRELRRAVEIRPKYHRAHYEMAKVLESMGRGEEALEAFAAAAPGYEEDPGFHYRYGAALFRAGRREEAGKELRRAIELAPGSETAAKARDLLEVIG